From one Pseudomonas sp. S35 genomic stretch:
- a CDS encoding ferritin-like domain-containing protein — protein MTEAHLTDVATLRSRARQNVENGAVTEGYDADRKEIIRLLNESLATELVCVLRYKRHYFMASGVKAAVAAEEFLEHATQEAEHADKLAERIVQLGGEPEFNPDLLSKNSHAQYVAGNTLKEMVYEDLVAERIAVDSYREIIQYIGDKDPTTRRLFEEILAQEEEHADDMADILESL, from the coding sequence ATGACTGAAGCACATTTGACTGACGTTGCGACCCTGCGCAGCCGCGCCCGCCAGAACGTCGAAAACGGCGCCGTGACCGAAGGCTACGACGCCGACCGCAAAGAGATCATCCGCCTGCTCAACGAGTCGCTGGCCACCGAATTGGTCTGCGTGCTGCGCTACAAGCGCCACTACTTCATGGCCAGCGGCGTAAAAGCCGCCGTCGCCGCCGAGGAATTCCTGGAGCACGCCACCCAGGAAGCCGAGCACGCTGACAAACTCGCCGAACGCATCGTGCAACTGGGCGGCGAGCCGGAGTTCAACCCCGACCTGCTGTCGAAGAACTCCCACGCGCAATACGTGGCCGGCAATACCTTGAAGGAAATGGTCTACGAAGACCTGGTGGCCGAGCGCATCGCGGTGGACAGCTACCGAGAGATCATCCAATACATCGGCGACAAAGACCCGACCACTCGCCGCCTGTTTGAGGAGATCCTCGCGCAGGAAGAAGAGCATGCGGACGATATGGCGGATATTCTCGAAAGTCTGTAA